In Symmachiella dynata, the following are encoded in one genomic region:
- a CDS encoding IS110 family transposase, giving the protein MSSLSFFVGLDYHQSFIQVCVLDREGNVLANLKSPNSAEHVALLVRGVVPKSARVFVALEACTGAANFAEELVRHTGWSVDLAHAGYVAKLKQSPDKTDFSDARLLADLERVGYLPRVWMPPESLRDLRRLVRYRQQLAAARRNVKLRITALLREERIVAEQRRWTKAWQHWLAGLDEISPQMRWVMDQHLEALQRLEREIRAAEARLCAATCDDAIVQKLLEIKGVGLVTAVTLRAEIGRFDRFRTGKQLARFCGMTPRNASSGNRQADAGLIKAGNPELRRVIIETAHRLGRYDLRLSKMNTRLRRRGKPGSVVAAAIGNRWMRWLYHQMKTISV; this is encoded by the coding sequence ATGTCCAGTTTATCGTTTTTTGTCGGACTCGACTACCACCAGTCGTTCATTCAGGTCTGCGTGTTGGATCGCGAGGGCAATGTGTTGGCTAACCTCAAATCGCCGAACAGTGCGGAGCATGTCGCCTTACTGGTGCGCGGGGTGGTTCCCAAATCCGCACGGGTCTTCGTCGCCCTCGAAGCTTGTACCGGAGCAGCCAACTTTGCTGAAGAATTGGTCCGCCACACGGGTTGGTCCGTCGATCTGGCCCATGCCGGCTACGTCGCCAAACTCAAACAAAGCCCCGACAAAACCGATTTCAGCGACGCGCGTTTGTTGGCAGACCTGGAACGTGTGGGGTACCTTCCGCGGGTCTGGATGCCACCGGAGTCGTTGCGGGATCTGCGGAGGCTGGTGCGGTATCGTCAACAGTTGGCCGCCGCGCGGCGAAACGTCAAGTTGCGGATCACGGCTCTGCTTCGCGAGGAACGTATCGTCGCAGAGCAGCGCCGCTGGACCAAAGCGTGGCAGCACTGGCTGGCCGGGCTGGACGAAATCTCGCCTCAGATGCGGTGGGTGATGGACCAGCATCTAGAGGCGCTGCAGCGATTGGAACGGGAGATCCGCGCAGCCGAAGCACGTCTCTGCGCGGCGACCTGCGATGATGCGATCGTCCAAAAACTGTTGGAGATCAAAGGTGTGGGCTTGGTGACGGCTGTGACGTTGCGTGCGGAAATCGGCCGGTTCGACCGCTTTCGTACGGGGAAACAGTTGGCTCGTTTTTGCGGCATGACTCCGCGAAATGCCTCCAGCGGAAACCGCCAGGCGGACGCCGGTTTGATCAAGGCGGGGAATCCGGAATTGCGGCGTGTGATCATCGAGACCGCCCATCGCCTGGGCCGTTACGACCTGCGTCTGTCGAAGATGAACACGCGTTTGCGTCGACGCGGCAAGCCGGGCAGCGTGGTGGCGGCGGCGATCGGCAACCGTTGGATGCGTTGGTTGTACCATCAAATGAAAACCATTTCCGTTTAA
- a CDS encoding TIGR04255 family protein, with translation MSQEPSPSFGNPPVVETVLSIQFDELEKFRTTHFGLFHSTTMDRYPDAVDKQRLDGITEAFPLTPRIRKLQITPHEGTPERVWFRDHSGCEMIQLQPDRLAFNWCRRNDAPEYPRYEPNRTKLLEEFENFNEFATAQELGAIRPNLCEVIYVNHIHPQDNEDVMDCFASVFAGVNWISTDGWLPQPPEIVTFNRVFMIPPKKGRLYIEANIASGKNTKQFILLKITARVTHNDGDQLIESLDLAHEWVVKSFVSVTDEEVRHNRWGQE, from the coding sequence ATGAGTCAAGAACCCAGCCCGTCGTTTGGCAATCCGCCGGTCGTGGAAACGGTGCTCTCAATTCAGTTCGATGAATTGGAGAAGTTCCGCACGACGCATTTTGGGTTGTTTCATTCGACGACGATGGACCGATATCCGGATGCAGTGGATAAGCAGCGGTTGGATGGAATAACCGAGGCTTTTCCGCTGACCCCCCGAATCCGTAAACTTCAAATTACGCCTCATGAAGGCACGCCTGAGCGAGTTTGGTTTCGCGACCATTCCGGTTGTGAAATGATCCAACTCCAACCCGATCGGCTAGCGTTCAACTGGTGTCGACGGAATGATGCGCCAGAATATCCGCGATACGAGCCCAATCGCACAAAACTTCTGGAAGAGTTTGAGAATTTTAACGAGTTTGCAACCGCTCAGGAATTAGGGGCAATACGACCTAATCTATGTGAAGTGATCTATGTAAATCATATTCACCCGCAAGACAACGAAGACGTGATGGATTGTTTTGCTTCTGTATTTGCTGGAGTGAATTGGATATCAACCGACGGTTGGTTGCCGCAACCTCCTGAAATTGTAACCTTCAATCGCGTTTTTATGATTCCACCCAAAAAAGGACGACTTTACATCGAGGCGAACATCGCTAGTGGAAAAAATACCAAGCAATTCATATTGTTAAAGATAACTGCAAGAGTCACTCACAATGACGGTGATCAGCTGATTGAAAGTCTGGATTTAGCCCATGAATGGGTCGTTAAGAGTTTCGTTAGTGTTACAGACGAAGAAGTACGCCATAACCGCTGGGGACAGGAATAA
- a CDS encoding sigma 54-interacting transcriptional regulator, with product MSERPRTLGQLRESGYKSQSVKAEMRRNLLAKLRSGEPLFPGILGYEETVIPQIQNAILSRHDMLFLGLRGQGKTRMLRMLSQFLDEAMPIVAGSEINDDPFHPISKYARDHVLSRGDDCPIEWVGREARYHEKLATPDVTIADLIGEVDLIKHAEGKHLSNEDVMHYGLIPRSNRGIFCMNELPDLSPKIQVGLFNVLEERDVQIRGFPIRLNLDLQMVFSANPEDYTNRGRIVTPLKDRIGSVVQTHYPLTRELGIEITEANAWRDRDGEVDVRVPGFMKEIIEETSRLARSSGHVNQASGVSVRMSIANYECMLSNAERRGVALGENVVVPRISDLAHLAASSRGKLELNMTEESGEEDRLINRLVEEGVKNIFDLHCKPSQFRNVVEYFDAGNALEVGDGVNTSDSLKSMYGIRDFQNQIESLATQLAPDLATGPAADELHLSTAEFILEGLHCHNRINKQRKTGGALFQL from the coding sequence ATGAGCGAGCGACCTCGAACACTCGGACAACTCCGCGAAAGCGGTTACAAATCCCAGAGCGTCAAAGCGGAAATGCGGCGAAATCTGCTGGCCAAACTTCGCAGCGGAGAACCGCTGTTTCCCGGCATTCTGGGCTATGAAGAGACGGTCATCCCGCAAATTCAAAACGCGATTTTGTCGCGGCACGACATGCTGTTTCTCGGCCTGCGCGGCCAGGGCAAGACCCGCATGTTGCGGATGTTGTCGCAGTTTTTGGACGAGGCCATGCCCATCGTCGCCGGTTCGGAAATCAATGATGATCCGTTTCATCCGATCTCCAAATACGCCCGCGACCACGTCCTCAGTCGCGGCGATGACTGCCCCATCGAATGGGTCGGTCGCGAAGCCCGGTATCACGAAAAACTGGCCACGCCCGATGTCACGATCGCCGATTTGATCGGTGAAGTCGATTTGATCAAACATGCCGAAGGCAAACATCTCTCCAACGAAGATGTGATGCACTACGGCCTGATTCCCCGCAGCAATCGCGGCATTTTCTGCATGAATGAACTGCCCGACCTCAGCCCGAAAATCCAGGTTGGACTGTTCAATGTGCTCGAAGAGCGCGACGTGCAGATTCGCGGTTTTCCGATTCGATTGAACCTTGATCTGCAGATGGTGTTCAGCGCCAATCCGGAGGACTACACCAACCGGGGACGCATTGTTACGCCGCTGAAAGACCGCATCGGTTCGGTGGTGCAGACGCATTATCCACTGACGCGGGAATTGGGGATCGAAATTACCGAAGCCAACGCTTGGCGCGATCGTGATGGTGAGGTCGACGTCCGCGTGCCGGGGTTCATGAAGGAAATCATCGAAGAGACATCTCGCCTGGCGCGGAGCAGCGGCCATGTCAATCAAGCTTCCGGCGTGAGCGTCCGCATGTCGATCGCCAATTACGAATGCATGCTCTCCAATGCTGAACGCCGCGGCGTGGCACTTGGAGAAAACGTCGTCGTCCCCCGCATCAGCGATCTGGCGCACCTGGCGGCCAGTTCCCGCGGAAAATTGGAATTGAACATGACCGAGGAATCCGGCGAAGAAGACCGGTTGATCAACCGTCTAGTGGAAGAGGGAGTCAAAAACATCTTCGACTTGCACTGCAAACCGAGCCAGTTCCGCAACGTCGTGGAATATTTCGACGCCGGAAACGCGCTGGAAGTCGGCGACGGAGTGAACACGTCCGACAGCCTCAAGAGTATGTACGGCATCCGCGATTTCCAAAACCAAATCGAAAGCCTAGCAACCCAACTCGCCCCCGACCTAGCCACCGGCCCCGCCGCCGACGAACTCCACCTCAGCACCGCCGAATTCATCCTAGAAGGACTGCATTGTCATAATCGGATCAACAAGCAGCGCAAGACGGGTGGGGCGTTGTTTCAGTTGTGA
- a CDS encoding VIT1/CCC1 transporter family protein: protein MNEQPDEQLRKEHRPEAVAKRIAGEPLQNYLRDFVYGSIDGCVTTFAVVSGVIGADLPVNVVVILGFANLFADGFSMAVSNYLGTRAEEQLLRRARRTEENHIDIIPEGEVEEIREIFRQKGFDGELLERVVKVITSDRRLWVETMLQDEWGLSLVGPNARKAAAVTFCAFVAVGFIPLLPFTFSLGKDISSAQLFAASSVLTGLAFFAVGALKSRFGVEHWFRAGAETLLLGGSAATVAYVVGVLLRGIG from the coding sequence ATGAATGAGCAACCAGATGAACAACTCCGCAAGGAGCACCGACCCGAGGCGGTTGCCAAGCGAATTGCCGGCGAGCCGTTGCAAAACTATCTCCGCGATTTCGTCTACGGTTCCATTGACGGATGTGTGACGACATTCGCCGTGGTCTCCGGCGTGATTGGTGCGGATCTCCCTGTGAATGTCGTTGTGATCCTGGGTTTTGCCAACCTGTTTGCCGATGGCTTCAGCATGGCGGTCAGCAATTATTTGGGAACCCGCGCAGAGGAACAATTGCTACGCCGCGCCCGCCGCACAGAGGAAAATCACATCGACATCATCCCGGAAGGCGAAGTCGAAGAGATCCGTGAAATCTTCCGGCAAAAAGGCTTCGACGGAGAGCTGTTGGAACGTGTGGTCAAAGTTATTACCTCCGACCGCCGCCTCTGGGTCGAAACCATGTTGCAGGATGAATGGGGACTGTCGCTGGTCGGACCCAACGCTCGGAAAGCCGCCGCTGTCACGTTCTGCGCCTTTGTCGCTGTCGGCTTTATTCCTCTGTTGCCGTTTACGTTTTCTCTGGGCAAAGATATCAGTTCCGCCCAACTCTTTGCCGCCAGCTCGGTCCTCACCGGGCTCGCCTTCTTTGCCGTCGGTGCGCTCAAGTCGCGGTTCGGCGTCGAACACTGGTTCCGCGCTGGTGCGGAGACGTTATTACTCGGTGGCTCCGCAGCAACAGTAGCGTATGTCGTGGGCGTACTCTTGCGAGGCATCGGATAG
- a CDS encoding VWA domain-containing protein produces MLRLKSTIRALSAQARERKGSVLVLAAFCMVMLFGFTAFVVDVGYIAYSKAQLQNVTDAAVLSAALELDMMSDQGDVETAATAAAMEVASTNPGGEITVQGESEGEPFQTVQPIDIEFGRQEFNHDTGRYELSFGGGSGDSPYNVIKVTGKRTFRPGIAPGGGDIDARLPLFFAPVIGHDFAEIEVTSIATFQPRDVILVVDLSGSMNDDSELKSINKLGHDAIVDNMEQIWGEMTDPGAMAAEIGEHLPFAPDYVTFEGQPASGAIPHIKVTLKSKRKIFVESTKDLSNVVVEYTNGNKYKYDNLNVGQSHTFNCSSNLKRCWVKSGSNASGEGSGYGERFDFTTSAIQEALGLSDVDYPFGSGSWSSYFSYVQGNSALNQGGYDYRYKYGGLSMVNWWLGSKPAHNQTEDLWKASAQPVTALKDAVSLFVNYLESVKAEDNVGLSLYNNANQDALLEHGLSQNFSAILETTTHRQAGHYNSYTNIGAGMRVGREEMIANARPKAMRMMILITDGIANRSSTGASPAQSALDEAYYAKAAKIKIMTVSIGAGADTDLMQEIADITGGEHFNVPGGQTVAQYADQLQAHFNTIAADRPLKLIDEEYNN; encoded by the coding sequence ATGCTTCGGCTCAAGTCTACAATTCGGGCGTTATCTGCCCAAGCCAGAGAACGCAAAGGCTCCGTGTTGGTGCTGGCCGCGTTTTGTATGGTGATGCTGTTCGGATTTACCGCGTTCGTGGTAGACGTCGGTTACATCGCTTATTCCAAGGCGCAATTGCAAAACGTTACCGATGCTGCTGTCCTGTCCGCCGCATTGGAATTGGACATGATGAGCGATCAGGGTGATGTGGAAACCGCTGCCACCGCAGCCGCCATGGAAGTCGCTTCAACGAATCCGGGCGGAGAAATCACCGTCCAGGGAGAATCCGAAGGGGAGCCGTTCCAGACCGTCCAACCGATCGACATCGAATTCGGGCGGCAGGAATTCAACCATGACACTGGCCGCTACGAGCTCTCGTTCGGCGGTGGTAGCGGCGATTCCCCCTACAACGTGATCAAAGTCACGGGCAAACGCACGTTTCGTCCAGGAATTGCACCGGGTGGTGGAGACATTGACGCGCGACTCCCATTATTCTTCGCGCCGGTCATCGGACACGATTTTGCCGAGATCGAAGTCACATCAATCGCGACGTTCCAACCCCGCGACGTAATCCTAGTGGTCGACCTCTCTGGGTCGATGAACGACGACAGCGAATTGAAGTCCATTAACAAGTTGGGGCACGATGCAATCGTAGACAACATGGAGCAAATCTGGGGCGAAATGACGGATCCCGGGGCCATGGCCGCCGAAATCGGTGAGCACCTGCCATTCGCGCCGGATTATGTGACCTTCGAAGGTCAACCGGCTTCGGGAGCGATTCCGCATATTAAGGTCACCTTGAAAAGCAAGAGAAAAATCTTCGTCGAATCGACGAAAGACCTATCGAATGTGGTCGTCGAGTACACCAACGGCAACAAATACAAATACGACAACCTCAACGTGGGCCAATCACACACGTTTAACTGCTCCAGTAATTTGAAACGCTGCTGGGTCAAGTCGGGTAGTAACGCCAGTGGCGAAGGATCGGGTTATGGCGAGCGGTTCGACTTCACCACCAGCGCCATTCAAGAAGCACTCGGGTTAAGCGATGTCGATTATCCCTTCGGTTCGGGAAGCTGGAGCAGTTATTTCAGCTACGTGCAAGGCAACTCGGCACTGAACCAGGGTGGCTACGACTACCGGTACAAGTACGGTGGATTGTCGATGGTCAACTGGTGGTTGGGTAGCAAACCTGCACACAATCAGACCGAAGACCTTTGGAAGGCGAGCGCTCAACCAGTGACTGCTTTGAAAGATGCCGTATCACTGTTCGTCAACTATCTGGAATCGGTGAAAGCCGAGGACAACGTGGGCTTGTCGCTGTACAACAACGCGAATCAAGACGCCTTGTTGGAACATGGGCTGTCACAGAACTTCTCCGCCATTCTCGAAACGACCACGCATCGTCAGGCGGGTCACTATAACAGCTATACCAACATTGGTGCCGGTATGCGTGTCGGTCGGGAAGAGATGATCGCCAACGCACGGCCCAAAGCCATGCGGATGATGATCCTGATCACCGATGGTATTGCCAACCGGTCCTCGACCGGAGCTTCGCCGGCACAGTCGGCGCTTGACGAAGCCTATTACGCCAAGGCGGCCAAGATCAAAATCATGACCGTCAGTATTGGTGCGGGTGCGGACACGGATTTGATGCAGGAAATTGCCGACATTACCGGCGGTGAACACTTCAATGTTCCCGGCGGCCAAACCGTCGCGCAATATGCCGATCAACTTCAAGCGCACTTCAACACGATCGCAGCCGACCGGCCATTGAAGCTGATTGATGAGGAATATAACAACTAA
- a CDS encoding TadE family protein translates to MMKSIFARKGFSERRGVAAVEMALVAPLFMLLVLGIIEFGRYLMVGQLVVNAAREGTRMAISGYFTEEEVRTDVENFVTEAIGLEPEDVTIEIETASGETIFDADAKDLITIRVAVRFVDVTYLPMLGEGGGGEDDPFVGLRENHDDTKWISGVSSMRKE, encoded by the coding sequence ATGATGAAATCGATTTTTGCTCGAAAAGGCTTTTCCGAACGACGGGGAGTCGCCGCCGTGGAAATGGCGTTGGTGGCGCCGCTGTTCATGTTGCTTGTCCTGGGTATCATCGAATTCGGACGGTATCTGATGGTCGGCCAGTTGGTCGTCAATGCCGCTCGCGAAGGAACGCGGATGGCAATCAGCGGCTACTTCACCGAAGAAGAGGTCCGGACCGACGTCGAGAACTTCGTGACCGAAGCGATCGGCCTTGAGCCGGAAGATGTCACCATTGAAATCGAAACGGCCAGCGGTGAAACCATTTTCGATGCCGATGCGAAGGATTTGATCACGATCCGTGTCGCTGTGCGATTTGTCGATGTGACCTACCTGCCAATGCTTGGAGAAGGTGGAGGCGGCGAGGACGACCCGTTCGTCGGCCTACGCGAAAATCACGACGACACCAAATGGATCTCCGGCGTCAGTTCGATGCGGAAAGAATAG
- a CDS encoding TadE/TadG family type IV pilus assembly protein, protein MEFAICLPVIALMFMGSIEAASMIFLKEALTVSSYEGARTAAKYDSETDDVVAKVEAMLELRNVSGAVITISPAEVSSAERGDQITVTVSIPCNANSLVPLQFFNDQLITVQSIMVRE, encoded by the coding sequence GTGGAATTTGCAATCTGCCTTCCCGTGATCGCCTTAATGTTCATGGGCTCAATCGAAGCCGCGAGCATGATCTTCTTAAAAGAAGCCTTGACCGTCAGCAGTTACGAAGGGGCTCGTACGGCGGCTAAGTACGATTCTGAGACTGATGATGTCGTGGCCAAGGTGGAAGCCATGCTTGAGCTTAGAAACGTATCCGGTGCGGTCATCACCATTTCACCGGCCGAAGTCAGCAGTGCCGAGCGTGGCGATCAGATCACCGTAACCGTTTCCATTCCATGCAATGCGAATTCACTCGTTCCCCTACAGTTTTTCAACGATCAATTGATCACCGTCCAGTCAATCATGGTGCGAGAATAG
- a CDS encoding vWA domain-containing protein, whose translation MYKLRRMVASKNESSNRRGAMAVLVGAMLVVFVAAVAFSVDVAYMQLCRTELQVSTDAAARAAGEALTRSQDMEAARQAARDLAAVNLVAMQPLLLDDADIIPGNSDFQENGSWAFTPQGTPINSIRVIGRRTRTSPSGSIGLYFAKIFDQDDFEVTRASTVVRLDRDICIVVDRSGSMKWDVEGETAWTSSNMYRFEIPPEPDSRWVALSVATKAFTEALGQTPQVEWVGLVSYASDYTNFGVHNHRVDIDQELTENHALIDSAMDDITARIFNGATDIAAGIDSGKSVLLDPDHSRPFAVKTMILMSDGHPTSGGDPLVSANYASQNNITIHTISFGEADLNLMQQIATAGGGQHFHALDADSLKAIFKKIALTIPVTFTE comes from the coding sequence ATGTACAAGTTACGACGAATGGTCGCATCAAAAAATGAATCGTCAAATCGCCGCGGTGCCATGGCTGTGCTGGTGGGTGCCATGCTAGTCGTTTTTGTCGCTGCCGTCGCATTTTCGGTGGATGTGGCATACATGCAGTTGTGCCGGACCGAACTCCAGGTGTCTACCGATGCGGCCGCTCGTGCAGCCGGCGAAGCACTCACCCGCAGCCAGGATATGGAGGCTGCACGACAAGCAGCACGCGACTTGGCAGCTGTTAATCTTGTCGCAATGCAACCTTTGTTGCTGGACGACGCAGACATTATTCCTGGCAACTCCGATTTTCAAGAAAATGGTAGCTGGGCGTTCACCCCTCAAGGCACCCCGATTAACAGTATTCGTGTGATTGGGCGCAGGACAAGGACTTCTCCTTCAGGAAGCATTGGCCTGTATTTCGCGAAGATCTTCGACCAGGATGACTTCGAGGTGACCCGCGCTTCGACGGTCGTCCGTCTCGACCGAGACATCTGTATCGTCGTCGACCGTTCCGGTTCCATGAAGTGGGACGTCGAAGGGGAAACGGCTTGGACCAGCTCCAACATGTATCGCTTTGAAATTCCTCCGGAACCCGATAGTCGCTGGGTCGCCTTGTCGGTCGCCACCAAGGCCTTTACCGAGGCGCTGGGGCAGACTCCGCAAGTCGAGTGGGTGGGATTAGTTTCCTATGCCAGCGACTACACGAATTTTGGGGTCCATAACCATCGAGTCGACATCGATCAAGAACTGACAGAAAATCATGCCTTGATCGACTCCGCCATGGATGACATTACGGCCCGAATCTTTAACGGGGCGACCGACATCGCCGCCGGAATTGACTCGGGGAAATCCGTCTTGTTGGACCCCGATCATTCCCGACCGTTTGCCGTCAAAACCATGATACTCATGTCCGACGGACATCCGACCAGCGGCGGCGATCCACTTGTGTCTGCGAATTACGCTTCGCAAAACAATATCACGATTCACACAATTTCGTTTGGAGAAGCGGATCTCAACTTAATGCAACAAATTGCCACGGCAGGAGGCGGCCAACATTTCCACGCGCTGGACGCCGACTCATTGAAAGCCATCTTTAAGAAAATCGCTTTGACAATCCCTGTGACATTCACAGAGTAA
- a CDS encoding TadE/TadG family type IV pilus assembly protein has translation MRQIKQNKSQQSKRRGALTVEFALVVPVLFLFFFAQLEFSRANMIRNMITTACYEGARAGVVPGATADQVRATAQNILDIAGVSVSEITVIPSVVTTETTVVTVTIDVPLDDNSWIIPRYFIGQSFTDSVTLDRERMDLMVF, from the coding sequence ATGCGACAAATCAAACAAAACAAATCCCAACAAAGCAAACGGCGCGGCGCACTGACTGTCGAATTTGCACTGGTCGTTCCCGTGTTATTCTTATTCTTTTTCGCCCAGTTAGAGTTTTCACGCGCCAACATGATTCGCAACATGATCACGACCGCTTGCTATGAAGGAGCACGCGCGGGCGTTGTGCCGGGAGCAACGGCAGACCAAGTCCGCGCGACGGCACAAAACATTCTCGACATTGCCGGCGTCTCGGTCTCCGAAATCACCGTGATCCCCAGTGTGGTCACGACCGAAACAACTGTCGTGACAGTCACGATTGACGTTCCACTCGATGACAACAGCTGGATCATCCCACGGTATTTCATCGGCCAATCCTTTACCGATTCGGTAACACTCGACCGAGAACGAATGGATTTGATGGTATTCTGA
- a CDS encoding PEP-CTERM sorting domain-containing protein translates to MQQKTKLTIYSCLAVPILLFAFETRAQAGPILGFGRLSANSVGDSVIGETQLTVELSDVGSGQVAFIFRNSGPDASSIADVYFDDDGNLASIASLIDADDGVGGDPGVDFSTGASPPNIPAHNNISPSFFVTAGLLADSDAPAQPNGVNPGEQLTVIMNLTSGVTFADTVAAIDLAGAAGGLRIGIHVQGYASGGSETFVNLPPGPDPGPGLVPEPSSMLLMAMGMFGLAGYGWRKRKSQAA, encoded by the coding sequence ATGCAGCAGAAAACTAAGCTAACGATTTACAGTTGTCTTGCAGTTCCCATACTGCTTTTCGCCTTTGAGACGAGGGCACAAGCTGGTCCAATTTTGGGCTTCGGACGTCTCTCCGCGAATAGTGTAGGCGACTCGGTGATTGGTGAAACTCAGCTCACTGTTGAATTGAGTGATGTCGGTAGCGGTCAGGTCGCATTCATCTTTAGGAATTCTGGCCCCGACGCTTCGTCGATTGCGGATGTCTACTTCGATGACGATGGGAACTTGGCAAGTATTGCATCGCTGATTGATGCTGACGACGGTGTTGGCGGAGACCCTGGAGTTGACTTCAGCACAGGTGCCAGTCCCCCGAATATCCCCGCCCACAATAACATTTCCCCCAGCTTTTTTGTGACGGCAGGATTATTAGCCGATTCTGATGCTCCAGCGCAGCCAAATGGTGTGAATCCGGGCGAACAATTGACCGTCATCATGAATCTGACGAGCGGCGTGACCTTCGCCGATACAGTTGCAGCGATCGACCTCGCTGGTGCCGCTGGAGGACTTCGCATTGGCATCCATGTCCAGGGCTATGCCAGTGGAGGGAGCGAGACTTTCGTTAACCTGCCTCCTGGTCCCGACCCTGGACCTGGTCTCGTCCCCGAACCTTCGAGCATGCTACTAATGGCCATGGGCATGTTCGGACTGGCCGGATACGGCTGGCGAAAACGCAAGTCGCAAGCTGCCTAA
- a CDS encoding Tad domain-containing protein, translating to MKIQHHLRQAAEQARSRNGNILVLAAFFMIAMMGFTAFVVDVGYITLTKSQLQNAADSGALGAALELPDGIGGGALKTPTEVDTASRDVAVDMAGSHAGGGLAAISADQQQDVRVGHVEWDAESGSWVKTWGTAPYNLVEVALHRDGNNADGPLDLFFAPVIGHNNANVDVVAAAAMMNGSGFRVEPGSTETTGLLPIAVDWDTWVDFTTATTPGGLFTDNYYFHEDTGTVSSGSDGILELNMYPNGTVDLPPGNRGTVDLGSPNNSTNDLKRQILYGLNDYDFSFFPNNEIKASWAEPLIVNADTGLSAGIKAQLTAIIGQPRAIPIFSEVGGGNGNNTMYTVVKFVGIRIVAVKLTGSPSKKHVTIQQAPYTGPHIIRSYQTFQSDEIMAPPFLIE from the coding sequence ATGAAAATTCAACACCATCTGCGACAGGCCGCGGAACAGGCCCGAAGCCGTAACGGAAATATCCTGGTTCTGGCCGCGTTCTTTATGATCGCCATGATGGGCTTCACCGCCTTTGTGGTCGACGTCGGCTATATCACACTGACCAAATCCCAGTTACAAAATGCCGCCGACTCCGGCGCGTTGGGAGCAGCGCTGGAGCTACCCGACGGGATCGGAGGGGGTGCTTTAAAGACTCCGACGGAAGTCGATACCGCTTCGCGTGATGTGGCCGTCGACATGGCTGGCTCGCACGCCGGTGGCGGATTGGCGGCAATCAGCGCCGACCAACAACAAGACGTACGCGTTGGCCATGTGGAGTGGGATGCCGAATCTGGTTCGTGGGTCAAGACCTGGGGAACTGCCCCTTACAATCTGGTCGAAGTCGCCCTGCACCGCGATGGCAATAACGCCGATGGCCCGTTGGACTTGTTCTTCGCCCCAGTGATTGGACACAACAACGCCAACGTCGACGTCGTTGCTGCAGCCGCCATGATGAACGGCAGTGGATTTCGCGTGGAACCAGGTAGCACCGAAACCACTGGGCTACTCCCGATCGCCGTCGATTGGGACACCTGGGTGGACTTCACAACCGCCACGACACCCGGTGGACTGTTCACCGACAATTACTATTTCCATGAAGATACCGGGACCGTTTCTTCAGGATCCGATGGAATTCTGGAATTGAACATGTACCCCAACGGCACGGTCGACTTGCCTCCGGGCAACCGGGGAACGGTCGACTTGGGGAGCCCCAACAACAGCACCAATGATCTGAAGCGGCAAATTTTGTATGGACTGAACGACTACGATTTTTCGTTCTTTCCCAACAATGAAATCAAGGCGAGCTGGGCCGAGCCGTTGATTGTGAATGCCGATACCGGTTTGAGCGCAGGAATCAAAGCGCAATTGACGGCAATTATCGGACAGCCGCGGGCCATTCCAATCTTCTCCGAAGTTGGCGGCGGCAATGGCAACAACACCATGTACACGGTCGTCAAGTTTGTTGGCATCCGAATTGTCGCCGTAAAACTGACCGGCAGCCCCAGCAAAAAACATGTCACCATCCAACAGGCCCCCTACACAGGACCGCACATCATTCGGAGTTACCAGACGTTTCAATCTGATGAAATTATGGCACCACCGTTTCTGATCGAGTAA